A region from the Bactrocera dorsalis isolate Fly_Bdor chromosome 1, ASM2337382v1, whole genome shotgun sequence genome encodes:
- the LOC125779705 gene encoding piggyBac transposable element-derived protein 4-like isoform X2 produces the protein MVTDIKSSFDIFMPSSIKNIVVEMSNIKGLQLFGDNWKIIDLIELEAYIGLQILAGVYKSHNESLIHLWDENNGRPIFRATMSLERLMNISRCLRFDSAADRDERRQRDKLAPIRNIWDQWNRQLRSYYHLHENVTIDEQLVPFRGRCSFRQYIPSKPAKYGLKIWALCDSKSKYAWNMEVYLGRARNTQPERNQGERVVLSLSEPLPRGHTITCDNFFTTYNLAVQLLRRNITLVGTVRKNKLFLPREIVEIKEKNILESKYLFTENVTIVSYVPKKYKFVVALSSLHHSPLVDEGDRKKREIILHYNKTKAGVDALDQLFANYTCKRQTKRWPVALFSNMLDISAYNAYVIWTKINPLWNTNKLYKRRLFLEELGKQMVEPNIVRRERLPRGIAAKNILKNIQENSKSAEEAPTSNISARSESTKKRQRCFIIQKIRTNIQLFVVRAKNLFSRNTAA, from the exons ATGGTCACAGATATAAAATcctcttttgatattttcatgcccTCAAGTATAAAAAACATAGTGGTAGAAATGAGCAACATCAAAGGATTGCAGCTTTTTGGAGACAATTGGAAAATTATAGACCTTATAGAATTGGAAGCATACATAGGATTGCAAATCTTAGCAGGAGTATACAAATCGCACAATGAAAGTCTAATTCATTTGTGGGATGAAAATAATGGCAGACCAATTTTTCGGGCCACAATGAGCTTGGAAAGACTTATGAACATATCACGATGCCTTCGTTTTGACTCCGCTGCAGACAGGGATGAGAGAAGACAGCGTGATAAATTAGCACCTATAAGAAACATTTGGGATCAATGGAATCGGCAGCTCAGGTCATATTATCACTTACATGAAAATGTAACAATAGATGAGCAGTTAGTACCTTTTCGTGGTCGTTGCAGCTTCAGGCAGTACATTCCATCGAAGCCCGCAAAATACGGCTTAAAAATATGGGCTCTATGTGATTCAAAAAGCAAGTATGCCTGGAACATGGAAGTTTATTTAGGACGGGCAAGAAATACGCAACCGGAAAGGAACCAAG gtgAACGTGTTGTTCTATCCCTATCAGAACCCCTTCCCAGAGGTCACACTATTACTTGCGATAACTTTTTTACGACGTACAATCTCGCCGTTCAGCTACTTCGCAGGAACATTACTTTAGTCGGTACAGTGAGGAAAAATAAGCTTTTTCTGCCACGAGAAATTGTCGAAATAAAGGAAAAGAACATTTtagaaagcaaatatttatttacggaGAATGTAACTATTGTATCGTACgtcccaaaaaaatataaatttgttgtcGCATTGAGCTCCCTTCACCATTCTCCACTTGTTGATGAGGGTGACAGAAAAAAACGTGAAATAATACTTCactataataaaacaaaagctgGTGTGGATGCGCTTGATCAGCTGTTTGCTAACTATACATGTAAACGTCAGACCAAACGTTGGCCAGTTGCCCTCTTTTCGAATATGTTAGATATATCGGCATATAACGCATACGTAATATGGACAAAGATAAATCCCTTATGGAACACCAACAAGCTTTATAAGCGAAGACTTTTTCTTGAAGAGCTGGGAAAGCAAATGGTCGAACCAAATATTGTCCGCAGAGAGAGACTGCCGCGAGGAATCGCTGCTAagaatatactaaaaaatattcaagaaaactcCAAATCTGCAGAAGAAGCGCCTACTTCTAATATTTCTGCCAGAAGTGAATCCACCAAAAAACGACAGCGATGTTTCAtcatacaaaaaattcgaacaaaTATTCAACTGTTTGTAGTACgtgccaaaaatttgttttcaaggAACACAGCAGCTTAG
- the LOC125779705 gene encoding piggyBac transposable element-derived protein 4-like isoform X1, whose amino-acid sequence MSQRKRKLSIEETHQIINSDAEDIFDESDSDEDFVPIAENETDDSNTSSSESEVDVGFEGSNATEEVNLPNILSKDKSIIWHDQPLPNSRGKIPRNQILCRSPGPSKCAISMVTDIKSSFDIFMPSSIKNIVVEMSNIKGLQLFGDNWKIIDLIELEAYIGLQILAGVYKSHNESLIHLWDENNGRPIFRATMSLERLMNISRCLRFDSAADRDERRQRDKLAPIRNIWDQWNRQLRSYYHLHENVTIDEQLVPFRGRCSFRQYIPSKPAKYGLKIWALCDSKSKYAWNMEVYLGRARNTQPERNQGERVVLSLSEPLPRGHTITCDNFFTTYNLAVQLLRRNITLVGTVRKNKLFLPREIVEIKEKNILESKYLFTENVTIVSYVPKKYKFVVALSSLHHSPLVDEGDRKKREIILHYNKTKAGVDALDQLFANYTCKRQTKRWPVALFSNMLDISAYNAYVIWTKINPLWNTNKLYKRRLFLEELGKQMVEPNIVRRERLPRGIAAKNILKNIQENSKSAEEAPTSNISARSESTKKRQRCFIIQKIRTNIQLFVVRAKNLFSRNTAA is encoded by the exons atgtCCCAAAGGAAGAGA aaactaAGTATTGAAGAAACACACCAAATTATTAATTCTGATGCTGAGGATATTTTCGACGAAAGTGATAGCGATGAAGACTTTGTACCTATCGCAGAAAATGAAACGGACGATTCAAATACTTCATCCAGTGAAAGTGAAGTAGATGTCGGTTTTGAAGGTAGCAATGCGACAGAAGAAGTCAATTTGCCAAATATTTTATCGAAAGATAAGAGCATAATATGGCATGATCAGCCACTTCCAAATTCAAGAGGCAAAATTCCTCGAAATCAAATTTTATGTCGAAGTCCTGGCCCATCAAAGTGTGCTATTTCTATGGTCACAGATATAAAATcctcttttgatattttcatgcccTCAAGTATAAAAAACATAGTGGTAGAAATGAGCAACATCAAAGGATTGCAGCTTTTTGGAGACAATTGGAAAATTATAGACCTTATAGAATTGGAAGCATACATAGGATTGCAAATCTTAGCAGGAGTATACAAATCGCACAATGAAAGTCTAATTCATTTGTGGGATGAAAATAATGGCAGACCAATTTTTCGGGCCACAATGAGCTTGGAAAGACTTATGAACATATCACGATGCCTTCGTTTTGACTCCGCTGCAGACAGGGATGAGAGAAGACAGCGTGATAAATTAGCACCTATAAGAAACATTTGGGATCAATGGAATCGGCAGCTCAGGTCATATTATCACTTACATGAAAATGTAACAATAGATGAGCAGTTAGTACCTTTTCGTGGTCGTTGCAGCTTCAGGCAGTACATTCCATCGAAGCCCGCAAAATACGGCTTAAAAATATGGGCTCTATGTGATTCAAAAAGCAAGTATGCCTGGAACATGGAAGTTTATTTAGGACGGGCAAGAAATACGCAACCGGAAAGGAACCAAG gtgAACGTGTTGTTCTATCCCTATCAGAACCCCTTCCCAGAGGTCACACTATTACTTGCGATAACTTTTTTACGACGTACAATCTCGCCGTTCAGCTACTTCGCAGGAACATTACTTTAGTCGGTACAGTGAGGAAAAATAAGCTTTTTCTGCCACGAGAAATTGTCGAAATAAAGGAAAAGAACATTTtagaaagcaaatatttatttacggaGAATGTAACTATTGTATCGTACgtcccaaaaaaatataaatttgttgtcGCATTGAGCTCCCTTCACCATTCTCCACTTGTTGATGAGGGTGACAGAAAAAAACGTGAAATAATACTTCactataataaaacaaaagctgGTGTGGATGCGCTTGATCAGCTGTTTGCTAACTATACATGTAAACGTCAGACCAAACGTTGGCCAGTTGCCCTCTTTTCGAATATGTTAGATATATCGGCATATAACGCATACGTAATATGGACAAAGATAAATCCCTTATGGAACACCAACAAGCTTTATAAGCGAAGACTTTTTCTTGAAGAGCTGGGAAAGCAAATGGTCGAACCAAATATTGTCCGCAGAGAGAGACTGCCGCGAGGAATCGCTGCTAagaatatactaaaaaatattcaagaaaactcCAAATCTGCAGAAGAAGCGCCTACTTCTAATATTTCTGCCAGAAGTGAATCCACCAAAAAACGACAGCGATGTTTCAtcatacaaaaaattcgaacaaaTATTCAACTGTTTGTAGTACgtgccaaaaatttgttttcaaggAACACAGCAGCTTAG